The following proteins are encoded in a genomic region of Pelorhabdus rhamnosifermentans:
- the flhB gene encoding flagellar biosynthesis protein FlhB, translated as MSSFDLQRFAGEKTEEPTAKRKGEARQKGQVPKSMDFSSAVIMLAAFFSLQFIAPYMYKEISGLMRSVFTQFPTADFTIASFQIMFMDYGVVFLKASLPIMLVILVVGLVINYLQVGFLFTLQPLTPSLSKLNPISGLERMFSMQSMVELIKSIIKISVVSFFIYRFAQNQVSQVAQLMHADLMDVMQVVGSMTLKLAFQIITVLLVLSILDYYFQWWQTNKNMKMDKQEVKEEMKQSEGNPQIKSKIKERQRALALKRMMQEVPKADVIITNPTHFAVALKYDADMAAPIVVAKGQDYIAQKIKAIAKEHAIVIVENRMLARTLYSSVEIGEIIPAELYQAVAEVLAYVYRLKKRLS; from the coding sequence ATGAGTTCATTTGATTTACAACGGTTTGCAGGTGAAAAAACAGAAGAACCAACAGCCAAACGCAAAGGCGAGGCCCGGCAAAAAGGTCAAGTTCCCAAAAGTATGGATTTTAGTTCAGCTGTTATTATGCTTGCTGCCTTTTTTTCATTACAATTTATTGCTCCTTATATGTACAAAGAAATTTCTGGACTAATGAGAAGTGTTTTTACTCAATTTCCTACGGCCGATTTTACAATAGCGAGTTTTCAGATCATGTTTATGGATTATGGCGTGGTTTTTTTGAAAGCTTCTTTACCTATTATGCTTGTGATTCTTGTTGTTGGGTTAGTGATTAATTATCTTCAAGTGGGATTTTTATTTACTTTACAGCCTTTAACACCGAGTTTGAGCAAACTCAACCCTATTAGCGGCTTGGAGCGCATGTTTTCCATGCAATCCATGGTTGAATTAATCAAGTCCATTATTAAAATTAGTGTTGTGAGCTTTTTTATTTATCGTTTTGCGCAAAATCAAGTGAGTCAAGTAGCGCAGTTGATGCATGCCGATCTGATGGATGTGATGCAAGTCGTCGGCTCAATGACACTAAAACTTGCTTTTCAGATTATTACGGTTTTGTTAGTTTTATCAATTCTTGATTATTATTTTCAATGGTGGCAAACCAATAAGAATATGAAAATGGACAAGCAAGAAGTGAAAGAAGAAATGAAGCAATCCGAGGGGAATCCGCAAATTAAGAGTAAAATTAAAGAACGTCAACGGGCACTCGCATTAAAGCGAATGATGCAGGAAGTACCTAAGGCTGATGTTATTATTACCAACCCGACACATTTTGCAGTTGCTCTAAAATATGATGCGGATATGGCAGCTCCCATTGTCGTTGCGAAAGGGCAGGACTATATTGCCCAAAAAATAAAGGCAATTGCTAAAGAGCATGCAATTGTTATCGTTGAAAACAGGATGTTGGCGCGGACTCTCTACAGTTCGGTGGAAATAGGTGAAATCATTCCCGCTGAATTGTATCAAGCTGTTGCTGAGGTTTTAGCATATGTATATCGCTTAAAAAAACGGTTGTCTTAA
- the fliR gene encoding flagellar biosynthetic protein FliR, translating to MDLFALVQNQMGIFLLIFVRVSGIFTAAPVFGARNVPLLVKAGMALIFSLVLLPLLGQHPPVMPSNFFVYILLVIKEYLVGLIIGFTASLVFSSIQMAGYLIDTQIGFSMVNVLDPLFGQQVPLIGNFKYMLALIVFLAINGHHLFIMALVSSFQVVPVTQVVFRTTLAPLFVDFLSNFFIIALKISLPVVVTLLLMDIGMGILARTMPQMNIFMVGMPAKILVGLFILSIALPFYILFIEVLFNGMYANLNQIIQQFAPG from the coding sequence GTGGATTTATTTGCATTAGTTCAAAATCAAATGGGTATATTTCTACTGATTTTTGTGCGAGTGAGTGGGATTTTCACGGCAGCACCTGTATTTGGTGCCCGCAATGTGCCGCTGTTAGTTAAAGCCGGGATGGCGCTGATTTTTTCATTGGTGTTATTACCTCTGTTAGGTCAGCATCCACCTGTTATGCCAAGTAATTTTTTTGTGTATATCTTGCTTGTCATTAAAGAATATTTAGTTGGGTTAATTATTGGTTTTACAGCTTCACTTGTGTTTTCGTCTATACAAATGGCAGGATATCTCATTGATACACAAATTGGTTTTAGTATGGTAAACGTTCTCGATCCGTTGTTTGGGCAACAAGTTCCTCTTATAGGTAACTTTAAGTATATGTTGGCTTTAATAGTATTTTTAGCGATAAATGGTCATCATTTGTTTATTATGGCTCTTGTTTCTAGTTTTCAAGTTGTTCCTGTTACACAGGTTGTATTTCGTACAACACTGGCACCGTTATTTGTTGATTTTCTGAGTAACTTTTTTATTATCGCTTTAAAGATTAGTTTGCCTGTTGTTGTTACATTACTTTTGATGGATATTGGCATGGGAATTTTGGCTCGTACCATGCCACAAATGAATATTTTTATGGTTGGAATGCCTGCAAAGATTCTTGTTGGATTATTTATATTATCTATAGCACTACCTTTTTATATTCTGTTTATCGAGGTTTTATTTAATGGAATGTATGCCAATCTTAATCAAATTATTCAACAGTTTGCGCCAGGATAG
- the fliQ gene encoding flagellar biosynthesis protein FliQ, whose protein sequence is MNGDMAIQIGREALMMVMLVSAPMLGLGLIVGVLVSIFQATTQIQEQTLAFIPKIIAVFVAILVFGPWMLSLMVDYTQQIFQYLPQMIH, encoded by the coding sequence GTGAATGGCGATATGGCAATTCAGATTGGTCGCGAAGCGCTTATGATGGTTATGCTTGTATCTGCCCCAATGCTTGGTTTAGGTTTAATTGTTGGTGTTCTTGTGAGTATATTTCAGGCAACGACACAGATTCAGGAACAAACCCTGGCGTTTATTCCGAAAATTATTGCCGTATTTGTGGCTATTTTAGTCTTTGGTCCCTGGATGCTTAGTTTAATGGTTGATTATACTCAACAGATCTTTCAATATTTACCGCAAATGATTCACTGA
- the fliP gene encoding flagellar type III secretion system pore protein FliP (The bacterial flagellar biogenesis protein FliP forms a type III secretion system (T3SS)-type pore required for flagellar assembly.) encodes MSLSSSAMAAPLIPIPSVTIGVDNASSPQEVATSLQILFALTVLTLAPSILVMMTSFTRIIIVLSFLRSALAAQQMPPNQILVGLALFLTFFTMSPYIDQVNQDALQPYLAGTLDQPTAMSKALNPMREFMFKQTRENDIALFVNIADGPRPASQAEVPTMTLIPAFVISELKTAFQIGFLIYIPFIVIDMVVASTLMSMGMMMVPPVMISMPFKILLFILVDGWHLIVQSLITSFH; translated from the coding sequence ATGAGTCTTTCTTCAAGTGCAATGGCAGCACCACTGATTCCGATTCCAAGTGTGACTATTGGTGTAGATAATGCAAGTAGTCCGCAAGAAGTGGCTACAAGTTTGCAAATTCTTTTTGCTTTAACTGTATTGACACTTGCTCCTTCCATCTTAGTTATGATGACTTCGTTCACCCGCATTATTATTGTACTGTCATTTTTGCGTAGCGCTCTTGCAGCGCAGCAAATGCCGCCGAATCAAATTCTTGTTGGGCTGGCCTTGTTTTTAACTTTCTTCACCATGTCGCCCTATATTGACCAAGTCAATCAAGATGCATTGCAGCCCTATCTTGCAGGGACATTAGATCAGCCTACTGCCATGAGTAAGGCACTGAATCCCATGCGGGAATTTATGTTTAAGCAAACGCGTGAAAATGATATTGCTTTGTTTGTTAATATAGCGGATGGACCGCGGCCTGCTTCTCAAGCTGAAGTTCCAACAATGACGCTTATTCCGGCTTTTGTTATTAGTGAATTGAAAACAGCTTTTCAAATTGGTTTTTTGATTTATATTCCATTTATTGTAATTGACATGGTTGTGGCAAGTACATTGATGTCAATGGGTATGATGATGGTACCGCCTGTCATGATTTCCATGCCTTTTAAAATATTGTTGTTTATTCTTGTTGACGGCTGGCATTTAATTGTGCAATCACTCATTACTAGCTTTCACTAG
- the fliO gene encoding flagellar biosynthetic protein FliO yields the protein MNRIMIQARRMLFVVLMVIPAVVLAADGTGEYLKQEPQYSGSSSLSVFSYVISLLFTFGVVLALAYFTSKFWGSKLSQFTRNENQKVLLTLPLGHNRAVYVVEIVNEYFVLGVTDQNISLLHKITSIEQIEQLKAQMILPSKADNFGLIFRNQLHSLKHMSHKFPVVFGDDGSTDTALNHTKNQSTDSEKR from the coding sequence ATGAATAGAATAATGATACAAGCACGGCGGATGTTATTTGTCGTTCTCATGGTTATTCCTGCTGTGGTTCTTGCTGCTGATGGAACAGGTGAATATTTAAAGCAAGAACCACAATATTCTGGTTCATCCAGTCTTTCTGTATTTTCCTATGTCATATCCCTGTTGTTTACTTTTGGAGTTGTTCTGGCTTTGGCTTACTTTACCTCCAAGTTTTGGGGCAGTAAATTGAGTCAGTTTACTAGAAATGAAAATCAGAAGGTACTTCTTACTTTACCCTTGGGGCATAATCGCGCTGTCTATGTCGTTGAGATTGTAAACGAGTATTTTGTGTTGGGTGTTACAGATCAAAATATATCATTATTGCATAAGATTACTTCAATTGAACAAATCGAACAACTTAAAGCACAGATGATACTACCCAGTAAAGCAGATAATTTTGGACTGATTTTTCGCAATCAACTTCACTCGTTGAAACACATGTCACATAAGTTTCCTGTTGTATTTGGTGATGATGGATCAACAGATACGGCATTAAATCACACGAAAAATCAGTCAACTGATTCAGAGAAGAGGTAA
- a CDS encoding response regulator translates to MATRVLIVDDAAFMRMMIKDILSKNGFEIVGEAENGAKALEKWQELRPDLTTMDITMPEMDGITAVKEIKKLDPNATVIMCSAMGQQAMVIEAIQSGARDFIVKPFQPDRVLEAIRKAVG, encoded by the coding sequence ATGGCAACGCGAGTATTAATCGTAGATGATGCGGCTTTTATGCGCATGATGATTAAAGACATTTTATCAAAAAATGGTTTCGAAATTGTCGGTGAGGCAGAAAATGGTGCAAAAGCGCTTGAAAAGTGGCAAGAGCTTCGTCCTGATTTAACAACAATGGACATTACGATGCCTGAAATGGATGGAATTACGGCAGTAAAAGAGATTAAAAAATTAGATCCTAATGCAACAGTTATTATGTGCAGTGCCATGGGTCAGCAAGCGATGGTTATTGAAGCCATTCAATCAGGTGCACGTGACTTTATTGTGAAGCCTTTTCAACCCGATCGCGTGTTAGAGGCTATTCGTAAAGCAGTAGGTTAA
- the fliY gene encoding flagellar motor switch phosphatase FliY: MSDGFLSQEEIDALLKGESSSSPAASEDKVELSTMEEDALGEIGNISMGSAATTLSILLGKTVSITTPRVSISTLNEIKEQYPLPYVVIEVSYTHGLVGTNILAMREQDALIIADLMMGGDGSNPPTELSELYSSAVTEAMNQMMGATATSISTMFKKKIDISPPTSTRVDFATDSQITDMAAGSEPIVRVSFRMEVENLIDSEIMQLVSVDVAKEMVGNLMEAMQKAEAPAASPASVPSPAPVAAQSTGQAASYAAPNMTQLKPSQPAPNVVVQPAQFAPLTPGGVPISDTNINLIMDVPLQVTVELGRTRKLIREILDLSAGSVIELDKLAGEPVDILVNGKLIAKGEVVVIDENFGVRVTDILSPLERATNLQ; the protein is encoded by the coding sequence ATGAGTGATGGTTTTCTTTCTCAAGAAGAAATTGATGCCTTGCTTAAAGGGGAATCAAGTTCATCTCCTGCTGCGTCGGAAGACAAGGTAGAGTTATCTACGATGGAAGAGGATGCATTAGGTGAGATTGGAAATATCTCTATGGGGAGTGCGGCAACTACTTTATCGATACTTTTAGGTAAGACAGTGTCGATTACAACACCGCGTGTTTCCATTTCTACATTAAATGAAATTAAAGAACAGTATCCCTTGCCTTATGTAGTTATCGAAGTGAGTTATACTCATGGGTTGGTTGGGACGAATATTTTAGCCATGCGAGAACAAGATGCGTTAATCATTGCTGATTTAATGATGGGAGGCGATGGTTCTAACCCCCCAACTGAATTGAGTGAATTATACAGTAGTGCAGTTACAGAAGCAATGAACCAAATGATGGGTGCGACAGCAACCTCTATTTCGACGATGTTTAAAAAGAAAATTGATATTTCACCGCCGACTAGCACACGCGTTGATTTTGCGACAGATTCACAAATAACTGATATGGCAGCAGGTTCTGAGCCGATTGTTAGAGTGTCTTTTCGGATGGAAGTAGAAAATCTGATTGATAGTGAAATTATGCAACTGGTTTCAGTTGATGTTGCCAAAGAGATGGTGGGGAATTTAATGGAAGCTATGCAAAAAGCAGAGGCACCGGCAGCTTCGCCAGCATCAGTGCCAAGTCCGGCTCCTGTAGCAGCCCAAAGTACGGGACAAGCTGCGAGTTATGCAGCACCGAATATGACGCAGCTAAAACCGTCGCAACCAGCACCGAATGTTGTCGTACAGCCTGCTCAATTTGCACCTCTTACTCCTGGCGGAGTACCAATTAGTGATACAAATATAAATTTAATTATGGACGTGCCCCTACAGGTTACTGTAGAATTAGGTAGAACCCGCAAATTAATCCGCGAAATTTTGGATTTGTCAGCAGGCTCAGTCATTGAATTAGATAAGTTAGCAGGGGAACCTGTTGATATCCTTGTTAATGGGAAGCTTATCGCGAAAGGTGAAGTGGTAGTTATTGATGAAAATTTTGGCGTTCGTGTGACAGATATTCTAAGTCCCCTCGAACGGGCTACCAACCTACAGTAA
- the fliM gene encoding flagellar motor switch protein FliM codes for MAGDVLSQAEIDELLSNISSGAVSAEEIQSEEKQKKVKIYDFKRPDKFSKDQIRTLNMIHENFARLLNTYLSANLRTMVHIDVASVDQLTYEEFIRSLPSPSVIGIFQMSPLKGNAILELNPNIVFAIIDRLFGGKGTPMTKSRALTDIEEAIVTRVINKALECIQDAWKQVVSIDPHMDVIETNPQFTQIVPPNDMVVIITLQAKIGDAEGLLNLCIPYLVLEPIMSKLTTTFWVASAVAKKESNEGADFLQKKLVKALVPITAELGRITITVAEMLGLAVGDVLQLETKVDDELSVLIGYQEKFKCKPGMNGKKMAVQITKIMKGDDEDE; via the coding sequence ATGGCCGGGGATGTACTCTCACAAGCGGAAATAGATGAATTACTTTCTAATATATCCAGCGGCGCTGTATCTGCTGAAGAAATTCAAAGTGAAGAAAAGCAGAAGAAAGTAAAGATATATGATTTTAAACGTCCTGATAAATTTTCAAAAGATCAGATTCGTACGTTAAATATGATTCATGAAAACTTTGCCCGTCTGTTAAATACTTATCTTTCCGCAAATTTACGGACTATGGTGCATATTGATGTTGCTTCCGTTGATCAGTTAACCTACGAAGAATTTATTCGATCTTTGCCAAGTCCAAGTGTCATTGGAATATTTCAAATGAGTCCGCTTAAGGGCAATGCTATCTTAGAGCTCAATCCGAATATTGTTTTTGCGATTATTGATCGCTTATTTGGCGGAAAAGGAACGCCGATGACAAAATCGCGTGCTTTGACAGATATTGAAGAAGCTATTGTAACAAGAGTCATCAATAAAGCGCTGGAATGTATTCAAGATGCCTGGAAGCAGGTAGTGTCCATTGATCCTCACATGGATGTGATTGAAACAAATCCACAATTCACCCAAATTGTTCCACCGAATGATATGGTTGTCATTATTACTTTGCAGGCGAAAATTGGTGATGCTGAGGGATTGCTTAATCTTTGTATTCCTTATTTAGTTCTTGAACCGATTATGTCAAAGTTGACGACAACTTTTTGGGTAGCTTCTGCTGTAGCCAAGAAGGAATCAAATGAAGGCGCTGACTTTTTGCAAAAGAAACTTGTCAAAGCTTTGGTGCCTATTACGGCTGAACTTGGCAGAATAACAATTACTGTTGCTGAAATGCTTGGCTTAGCTGTGGGTGATGTTCTTCAATTGGAGACAAAAGTGGATGATGAGTTAAGCGTACTTATTGGATATCAGGAAAAATTCAAATGTAAGCCAGGTATGAATGGCAAGAAAATGGCTGTGCAAATAACGAAAATTATGAAAGGAGATGATGAAGATGAGTGA
- a CDS encoding flagellar basal body-associated FliL family protein has translation MAEGEKKFSLVTIIGIVVVGLLLAGGVSYFIATKIVAERVSTNDKKAGEVHEPGEFIKLGDAKEGLIVNMGGVGGRYLKIGIILEMKPDKKAAPKDGKNLSPDEIKVTDTVVYVLRSQKIEDFDPAKQDQLKELIKNEVNKVFGEDRVYNVYITNLVLQ, from the coding sequence ATGGCTGAAGGAGAGAAAAAGTTTTCTCTTGTGACGATTATAGGTATTGTTGTTGTAGGATTACTGTTGGCAGGGGGTGTTTCTTATTTTATAGCGACGAAAATTGTTGCTGAGCGAGTGTCGACTAATGATAAAAAAGCAGGGGAAGTCCATGAGCCTGGTGAATTTATTAAATTAGGTGACGCCAAAGAGGGTCTTATTGTAAACATGGGAGGCGTAGGTGGACGGTATCTAAAAATCGGTATTATTTTAGAAATGAAGCCGGACAAGAAAGCGGCGCCAAAAGATGGAAAAAATTTATCACCTGATGAGATAAAAGTGACTGATACTGTTGTTTATGTATTACGCTCGCAGAAAATTGAAGATTTTGATCCAGCTAAACAGGATCAGTTGAAGGAATTAATTAAAAACGAAGTAAATAAAGTTTTTGGTGAAGATCGTGTGTATAATGTCTATATTACGAATCTTGTTTTACAGTAA
- a CDS encoding flagellar FlbD family protein, whose protein sequence is MIKLSRLKSNGTEIILNAELIETIEQTPDTVITLTNGKKILVEESMDEVVRKAMDYRRAIFRNLR, encoded by the coding sequence ATGATAAAATTATCGAGGCTTAAAAGTAATGGCACAGAAATTATTTTGAATGCCGAACTGATTGAGACGATTGAACAAACACCGGATACAGTGATTACACTGACAAATGGCAAAAAAATTCTTGTTGAAGAAAGTATGGATGAAGTCGTACGTAAAGCCATGGATTATCGGCGGGCTATTTTTAGAAATTTACGGTAA